CATAGAAGAGTCCGACGGAATTTCACTGCATTTGGAGAAATTTTTGATAATCTTATCCCCACAAGTCAAGGCGTTTTTAAAATAGCTATCTACACCACGGTGGGTAAAGGTGAAAAATGCTCCATTTTCAAAAGATGGGATTAATTCCACTGGAGCACCATCTACTGTGGCGGTAATGGAAGAAGTTGTATTGTCAAAGTCTTTGATAGAAAGAGATTGTGTTCCGGATAAACTTCCATCTCCACCAAAGTTTACACGTAATCCTGTTACATTATCCAGTTTATTGACGTTAACTCTTTGGACATCTGTCATGGTATAGCGGTAGGTATTATATGCTTTTACATAGTAATCTACATAATCCGCGTTTAATACTACATCGGATGGAATAAACGCATACCATTTGTTATAGATAGCAAATGATGTTGTCTTATCACATACATAAGAATCCATATCAGGTGTCTTATAGTACAATTCAATGGATTTTACCGGCATCACATCGCTCCCACTGTAGTTATATGGGATTCGAATAAAATCCCCTTGGTTTACACTGGTTACTGGATCAACTGCCAAAGATAGATTTGGAGAGGAACCATCATCTTCAGCATAGGTTACCTGGGCGTCATTGATAGCACCCATATTTGTTGTGGATTGCGCTTTATAAACATCCATTTTTGGTCCGTCTGGATTAATCTTCAGGTCAACGCTTTTGTTGTCCTTCATATCATTAGTTCCATCCCAGAAGTAATAGGAAACTAATTCCCTGTCTTGGTTTTCCGCCGTTTTATAAACTTCAAAACCACGGAGTGTATTATTTAATCCATTTTGATTTTCAAAAATAAAGACTGGAACATTTTCTGGAATACTGTAGGCCGCACGGAATTCCTCTTCAGTTGGATAGGTTGTATAGGAACCTGCTAAAGAGTCTGCACGGTAACACCAGATAACTGCTGTACTTCCTGCTGGGATAATACAGCCTTCCTTACTTTTATCCATAGTAGTAATTTCCAATGTTTTTACATTATCCGTTTTAATGCGATAATCAATTTGGTATTCTTTGTTTAAATCAATATCCTGGCTGGTTGTATTTGTTAACTCAAAACATTCCATTAAATCATTGGATCCAGACCCATAAACCGCATCTCGATTACTATCGTTTGCTCTAATCTCTGTTAAATATAAACCTTCTGGTTTCCGATTTTCTGGAATATGGATTTCACGTTGTCCATTTAATTGAGCGGTATATACAACACCGGCAGTGGTTGGCTTTTTGCTTTCATATACATTCATTGTAGAGCCAAAGTCTGGAATGCTCAATTGGACAGAAAGTCCATCGGATGTTACCTCATCCGTTGTTTTGTTATAATGGTAGTAAGAAACCGTCTCCCCAGTAGATTTTTTAATCGCAAAACCACGATCATTTTCTGCAAATCCGTTTTGTCCGCTTACTATGAATACTGGAACACCATCCGGTACATTCATATCTTTACGGAATTCCTCTTCAGAAGCATAACCGCCTTCCCCTAGGTCTTTTCTTTGGCTCCAAAAAATAACAGTCTGTCCTGGGGCAATGTTAACGTCACTGCTACCATCAACAGTGGTAACTGCCAACTGTTTCATCACATAGTTGTCTTCAGAAGGATATTCGTACCAAAAACCATAGTCTTGGTTAAAATTGATTGTCTGGTCAGAAGTATTTGTAATTTCAACAAATTCCATCTGGTCACTAGTATTTCCATAAACATCGCTTCGATAAGATACATCATTTTGATAAATTTCAGTCATCCACAAGCCTTTTTGCGCTGGTTGATCCAAATTATTTGCAGTATCTTGTACCGCAAATGCTGGAAGTGCTGACCCTGCAATCATGGTAGACGCTACCGCAACGGATAAGCAAGCCGCTAAAAGCCTTTTTCCAAATCGCTTTTTCATTTACATTTTCCTTCCTAAATGATAGTAGGAGCATTGATTTACTCCAATTGATACACTACCATATATAAATTTCTGTTACTATCATAAATAAATCATATTCAAGTTAAATGTATAAATTATCATTTCGGAAAAATAGCGATAAAATAAAATCTGTTTTACAATATAAAAGATAAAAGTAAACAAAAAGAAATATAAGAAAAATTTATGTTAAATAAATGTGTGGTTTCAGCTGCACGGTAAGGAACAATTGATTCATTATTTTTCCAAAAGCCAACCAATTGATTGCCTAAAAGTTTCCCTATAGTTCAAAAATGCACCTATATTAACGAATCAATATACAAAAAATAAACTGATTCCGTCCGAAAAACGAAACCAGTTTATCCAATCCACTTTAATGTTATCTACTCTACAAAAATGTTTATATCGTTCATACCATTCCAATTAGATTTTTGCAGTATCATAATGGGCACGTTCTCCGCCAATAAATTTAGGGCGTGTCCTTGCGCAAACCAGGTGGGCTTCTCCAATCGAAGAAAGGGATAGGCGTACGGGTACCGCTACCTGTTTTAAATGCATCCCAATCAAAGTATCCCCAATATCCATTCCACCATGAGCTTTTATGGTTTCTACTGCAACTGGGTTCTGGAAATTCTGGTATGCTGTTGTGGCAAAGCTTCCCCCTGCTTTTGGCTGGGGAACCACATTGACCGGCTCATACCCATATTTTTCAGCTGCCGCCTGCTCTAAAATAATACACCGGTTTAAATGTTCACAGCATTGTGCCGCTAAATAGACACCATGCACTTGC
This is a stretch of genomic DNA from Clostridium facile. It encodes these proteins:
- a CDS encoding TIGR01440 family protein yields the protein MLEEIKNQARQAVEELLEIAKLKPQEILVVGCSSSEIGGHKIGSDSSVELAKAVFEGIYPVLQVHGVYLAAQCCEHLNRCIILEQAAAEKYGYEPVNVVPQPKAGGSFATTAYQNFQNPVAVETIKAHGGMDIGDTLIGMHLKQVAVPVRLSLSSIGEAHLVCARTRPKFIGGERAHYDTAKI